The following coding sequences lie in one Calypte anna isolate BGI_N300 chromosome 7, bCalAnn1_v1.p, whole genome shotgun sequence genomic window:
- the CTLA4 gene encoding cytotoxic T-lymphocyte protein 4 → MVSIFVTVGFLCTATALAEVMEVTQPAMVLANRQGVASLVCKYKHIGNAKEIRVTLLKQMGNQFTEICASTYTMEFKAFIVEEVIQCHVSPSRNNVTLTLTGLQANDTGLYVCKMERMYPPPYFMNKGNGTHLYVIDPEPCPDTAIYIWALGATASGFFLYSIIISAILVGKEIKRRRCLTTGVYVKMPSEKLEKQVIPFHITVN, encoded by the exons ATGGTCTCAATATTTGTCACCGTGGGCTTTCTCTGCACAGCAACTGCCCTTGCTGAAG TAATGGAAGTGACCCAGCCAGCAATGGTGCTGGCTAACAGGCAAGGAGTTGCCAGCCTGGTATGTAAATACAAGCATATTGGGAATGCAAAGGAAATTCGAGTGACTCTGCTTAAACAGATGGGCAATCAGTTCACTGAGATTTGTGCTTCAACCTACACAATGGAGTTTAAAGCATTCATCGTGGAAGAGGTCATACAGTGCCACGTTAGCCCCAGCAGGAACAATGTGACACTCACCCTCACTGGCCTGCAAGCTAATGACACTGGTCTTTATGTCTGCAAGATGGAGAGGATGTACCCTCCACCCTATTTTATGAACAAGGGAAACGGGACACATCTCTATGTCATTG ATCCAGAACCTTGTCCGGACACTGCCATATATATCTGGGCTTTAGGAGCTACTGCCTcaggattttttctttacagtatcATCATCTCAGCCATTCTTGTGGGCAAAGAG ATAAAGAGAAGACGATGTCTCACTACTGGGGTCTATGTGAAAATGCCCTCTGAAAAGCTAGAGAAACAAGTTATTCCATTCCACATCACTGTtaactga